The proteins below are encoded in one region of Pygocentrus nattereri isolate fPygNat1 chromosome 13, fPygNat1.pri, whole genome shotgun sequence:
- the LOC108442028 gene encoding zinc finger protein 850-like — translation MASIRSSSGAQTSSGFLQPDPSQNHMQESRGKKRTHRCSDCGKSFTSPSNLQIHRRIHTGEKPYQCSECGKGFAQRSYLQVHQRIHTGEKPYDCSECGKSFTVRSRLRIHQRVHTGERPYRCPDCGKKFVTPTHFRNHWRIHTGEKPHQCSECGKRFIELGTLKIHQRVHTGERPYQCSECGKRFTQQGDLQKHQSIHTGERPYDCSECGSRFHRQSNLKIHQRIHTGERPYQCPDCGKRFAAPSHFRNHRRIHTGERPHHCSECGKRFIELGSLKIHQRVHTGERPYRCSECGRRFSVLSHLQRHQRVHTGEKPYYCSECRQNFRHLNTLKTHRCVKKGNEQNMGPRRSSSTEQTSGDAPHTETTCRPTKKTAVKKRTHHCSECGKSFTRQSDLQKHQRVHTGEKPYHCSECGKRFTVQSNFQVHQRIHTGEKPHCCSECGKRFIEISTLKKHQRIHTGEKPYLCSECGKSFNQRSSLQRHRRIHTGERPYQCSECGESFNVQSSLQLHQRIHTGEKPYYCSDCGRSFRHSKTLKRHKCTKNEDLRKCENMASRRSRRTQSSSGALRTNTSRRRRHHQCSECGKSFTQRGHLHVHLRIHTGEKPHHCSDCGKSFVEISTLKKHQRIHTGEKPYRCSECGRSFTQQSGLQRHQQIHSGEKPHYCSDCGKTFNQLGHLRRHQRIHTGEKPYQCSECGKSFNVQSALHLHRRIHTGEKPYYCSDCGRNFRHSNTLKSHKCVKNETS, via the exons ATGGCATCCATAAGAAGCTCCAGTGGTGCGCAGACTTCCTCTGGGTTTCTCCAGCCTGACCCTTCTCAGAACCACATGCAAGAGAGTAGAGGAAAGAAGAGAACTCACCGCTGCTCAGACTGCGGGAAGAGTTTTACCTCACCTAGTAATCTCCAGATACACCgtcgcattcacacaggagagaagccgtatcagtgCTCGGAGTGCGGGAAGGGTTTTGCTCAGCGAAGTTATCTCCAAGtccaccagcgcattcacaccggagagaaaccatatgactgttcagagtgtggaaagagttttaccGTACGGAGCCGTCTCCGAATACATCAGCGCGTTCACACCGGAGAGAGACCGTATCGGTGCCCGGATTGTGGGAAGAAATTCGTCACACCGACCCATTTCCGAAATCACTGgcgcattcacactggagagaaaccgCATCAGTGCTCGGAGTGCGGGAAGAGGTTTATTGAATTAGGCACTCTGAAAATACACCAGCgcgttcacacaggagagagaccgtatcagtgctcagagtgcggCAAACGATTTACCCAACAAGGTGATCTCCAAAAACACCAgagcatccacacaggagagagacCGTATGACTGCTCAGAGTGCGGGTCCCGTTTTCATCGACAGAGTAACCTCAAAATacatcagcgcattcacacaggagagagacCGTATCAGTGCCCGGACTGTGGGAAGAGATTCGCTGCACCGAGTCACTTCCGAAACCATCGCCGCATTCACACCGGAGAGAGACCGCATCACTGCTCGGAGTGCGGGAAGAGGTTTATTGAATTAGGGTCACTGAAAATACACCAGCgcgttcacacaggagagagacCGTATCGCTGTTCAGAGTGCGGGCGCAGGTTTTCTGTACTGAGCCACCTCCAGCGACACCAGCGCGTTCACACCGGAGAaaaaccgtattactgctcgGAGTGCAGGCAGAACTTTCGCCATTTAAACACGTTAAAGACCCACAGATGCGTTAAGAAAGGAAAT GAACAGAATATGGGCCCCAGGAGAAGCTCCAGTACTGAGCAAACCTCCGGTGATGCTCCCCACACCGAGACGACCTGCAGACCAACGAAGAAAACTGCGGTAAAGAAAAGAACTCAccactgctcagagtgcgggAAGAGCTTCACTCGGCAGAGTGATCTCCAGAAACACCAGCGCGtccacaccggagagaaaccataccactgctcagagtgcggCAAGAGGTTTACCGTACAGAGTAACTTTCAGgtacaccagcgcatccacaccggagagaaaccgCACTGCTGCTCCGAGTGCGGGAAGAGGTTTATTGAAATAAGCACTCTGAAGAagcaccagcgcatccacaccggagagaagccgtatctctgctctgagtgtgggaagagcttcAATCAGCGGAGCAGCCTGCAGCGGCACCGGCGCATCCACACCGGAGAGAGGCCGTACCAGTGCTCTGAGTGCGGGGAGAGCTTTAACGTACAGAGCAGCCTGCAGCtgcaccagcgcatccacaccgGGGAGAAACCCTATTACTGCTCAGACTGTGGCCGTAGCTTCAGACACTCgaaaactttaaaaagacaCAAATGCACTAAGAACGAAGACTTG agaaagtgtgagaacATGGCATCCAGAAGAAGCCGGAGGACTCAAAGCTCTTCCGGTGCTCTCCGCACCAACACGTCTCGCAGACGGAGGCAtcatcagtgctcagagtgcggGAAGAGCTTCACTCAGCGAGGTCACCTCCACGTACATCTGCGcattcacacgggagagaaaCCGCATCACTGCTCAGACTGCGGCAAGAGTTTTGTTGAAATCAGTACTCTGAAAAAACACCAGCGCatacacacaggagagaagccgtatcggTGCTCCGAGTGCGGGAGGAGCTTCACTCAGCAGAGTGGACTCCAGCGACACCAGCAGATCCACTCCGGAGAGAAACCGCATTACTGCTCGGACTGTGGGAAGACGTTTAATCAGCTTGGTCATCTCCGACggcaccagcgcatccacacaggagagaagccgtatcagtgCTCTGAGTGCGGGAAGAGCTTTAACGTGCAGAGTGCCCTTCATTTGCACCGGCGcattcacaccggagagaaaccgtattactgctcagacTGCGGCAGGAACTTCAGGCACTCAAACACTTTGAAGTCGCACAAATGTGTTAAGAACGAAACCTCTTGA
- the LOC108442034 gene encoding gastrula zinc finger protein XlCGF7.1-like, which produces MESIRSSSSQEISPGPHHMNTPHNHLQKSSEKKRTRRCSDSGKSFPKPSTLQVHQRVHTGEKPFQCSECGKNFSTSSSLQTHRRIHTGEKPYQCTECGRSFNRQHHLQVHQNVHTREKPHCCLECGKSFTHRHILRTHQRIHTGEKPHQCSECGKSFIQPGHLQTHQRIHTGEKPHQCSECGKSFNQLGHLQTHQRVHTGERPYSCSDCGKTFTVLGHLRRHQRIHTGEKPYVCSECGRSFRQTSTLNEHECTTGEKRYHCPVCGKGFTQMGGLQRHRLIHTGEKPYHCSECGKSFRHSSTLKRHKSTAVCSSNDVDMLILS; this is translated from the coding sequence ATGGAATCCATAAGAAGCTCCAGCTCTCAGGAAATATCTCCTGGTCCTCACCATATGAACACTCCCCACAACCATCTCCAGAAAAGTTCAGAAAAGAAGAGAACTCGTCGCTGCTCAGACAGCGGGAAGAGTTTCCCTAAACCATCGACCCTGCAGGTACACCAGCgcgttcacacaggagagaaaccgttcCAGTGCTCGGAATGCGGGAAGAATTTTTCTACGTCGAGTAGCCTCCAAACACATCgtcgcattcacacaggagagaaaccgtatcagtgcACAGAGTGTGGAAGGAGTTTTAATCGACAGCATCATCTTCAAGTTCACCAGAATGTTCACACCAGAGAGAAACCACATTGCTGTTtggagtgtggaaagagtttcaCTCATCGGCACATTCTCcgaacacaccagcgcattcacactggagagaaaccgcatcagtgctcagagtgtgggaagagttttattCAGCCGGGTCATCTtcaaacacaccagcgcattcacactggagagaaaccgCATCAGTGCTctgagtgtgggaagagttttaaccAGCTGGGTCATctccaaacacaccagcgcGTTCACACCGGAGAGAGACCGTATTCCTGTTCGGACTGTGGGAAGACGTTTACTGTGCTGGGTCATCTCAGACGACACCAGCGAATTCACACCGGAGAAAAACCGTACGTCTGCTCTGAGTGTGGGCGGAGCTTCAGGCAGACAAGTACTTTAAATGAACATGAGTGCACTACGGGGGAGAAGCGGTATCACTGTCCGGTGTGTGGGAAAGGTTTTACACAGATGGGTGGTCTCCAACGACACCGGCTtattcacaccggagagaaaccatatcacTGTTCTGAGTGTGGCAAGAGCTTCAGGCATTCAAGTACTTTAAAGAGGCACAAATCTACTGCGGTGTGTTCAAGTAATGATGTTGACATGTTAATTCTAAGTTAA